One genomic segment of Acinetobacter oleivorans DR1 includes these proteins:
- the dapF gene encoding diaminopimelate epimerase codes for MLLEFTKMHGLGNDFMVVDLISQRAYLDTETIQRLADRHFGIGFDQLLIVEPPDLPEADFKYRIFNADGSEVEQCGNGVRCFARFVHERHLTTKTSITVQTKAGIVKPELGQNGWVRVNMGYPKFLPNEIPFIAEQPEALYTLELANDRNISIDVVNMGNPHAVTIVPDVLTADVAGIGPQVESHKRFPERVNAGFMQIIDEKHVRLRVFERGVGETLACGTGACAAAVSGMRRGLLSNSVEVELAGGKLQIEWQEGDVVWMTGPTTHVYDGRLDLRYFQG; via the coding sequence ATGTTGTTAGAATTTACTAAAATGCATGGCCTAGGCAATGACTTTATGGTGGTTGATCTGATCAGCCAACGCGCCTATTTGGATACAGAAACAATTCAACGCTTAGCCGATCGTCATTTCGGTATTGGTTTTGATCAACTTTTAATTGTTGAACCACCTGATTTACCGGAAGCAGATTTTAAATATCGTATTTTTAATGCAGATGGTTCTGAAGTTGAACAATGTGGTAACGGTGTACGCTGTTTTGCTCGCTTTGTACATGAGCGTCATTTAACAACGAAAACTAGTATTACTGTTCAAACCAAAGCAGGGATTGTCAAACCTGAACTGGGGCAAAATGGTTGGGTTCGCGTGAATATGGGCTACCCGAAATTTTTGCCGAATGAAATTCCATTCATTGCTGAACAACCAGAAGCTTTATATACACTTGAGTTAGCCAATGACCGAAACATTAGTATTGATGTGGTCAATATGGGCAATCCTCATGCTGTCACTATTGTTCCAGATGTATTAACTGCAGATGTTGCTGGCATTGGCCCACAAGTTGAATCACATAAACGTTTCCCTGAACGTGTGAATGCTGGCTTTATGCAAATCATTGATGAAAAGCATGTGCGCCTTCGTGTATTTGAACGCGGTGTAGGTGAAACACTTGCATGTGGTACAGGAGCTTGTGCTGCTGCGGTAAGTGGTATGCGCCGTGGCTTATTGAGTAACTCAGTGGAAGTTGAACTTGCTGGTGGTAAGCTACAAATCGAATGGCAAGAAGGCGATGTGGTCTGGATGACGGGTCCAACAACTCATGTATATGATGGGCGTTTGGATTTACGTTATTTCCAAGGCTAA
- a CDS encoding alpha/beta fold hydrolase has product MNNLIFLPGASGSMTFWHPLIEKLPQHYQTKIIGYPGFGDTPESFEVKSFKDLTNHVVDQINEESVIIAQSMGGIFAVAAALQKPQLIKGLVLIATSGGINLERFNVQDWREAYRQAFLKYPDWFITTNANYEEFLSDISIETLLIWGDNDPVSPVQVGQYLNQKFENSTLYVVKGGDHQLAEKHADEVSVQIKTYLEKLV; this is encoded by the coding sequence ATGAATAATCTAATCTTTTTACCCGGCGCATCAGGTAGTATGACATTTTGGCATCCCTTAATTGAAAAATTACCTCAGCATTACCAGACAAAAATTATTGGTTACCCCGGTTTCGGCGATACACCTGAATCCTTTGAGGTCAAAAGTTTTAAAGATCTAACAAATCATGTGGTCGATCAAATTAATGAAGAATCTGTAATTATTGCGCAATCTATGGGTGGCATTTTTGCTGTTGCGGCAGCGTTGCAAAAACCTCAACTGATAAAAGGGTTAGTCTTGATTGCAACTTCGGGTGGAATTAACCTTGAAAGATTTAATGTACAAGACTGGCGAGAAGCATACCGCCAAGCATTTTTAAAATATCCAGATTGGTTTATTACTACCAATGCTAACTACGAAGAGTTTTTATCAGATATAAGCATTGAAACTTTATTAATCTGGGGTGATAACGATCCAGTGAGCCCCGTTCAGGTGGGTCAATATTTAAATCAAAAGTTTGAAAATTCGACGTTATATGTTGTGAAAGGTGGGGACCATCAATTGGCAGAAAAACATGCCGATGAAGTTTCAGTTCAAATAAAAACCTACTTAGAAAAACTAGTGTAA
- a CDS encoding LysE family translocator: MTTILIPYLIAITLLTLTPGLDTTLIIRTATLEGKSKAFQAAVGISLGCIAWGIVVACGLGALLMASDLAFNILKWMGAAYLAWLGLNMILKPRSQLADMQENNSNVPSSQNWFIKGFLGNLLNPKVGIFYISFLPQFIPPQASAVTWIMGLVMIHVVIGTLWSILLILAMQPLSRYLKQPQFVKYMDRITGSIFVLFALKLALSKR, translated from the coding sequence ATGACTACCATACTCATTCCCTACTTAATTGCCATTACTTTACTTACGCTTACCCCTGGTCTGGATACGACTTTAATTATTCGTACCGCTACTCTTGAAGGTAAATCGAAAGCATTTCAAGCAGCTGTTGGTATTAGCCTTGGCTGTATTGCATGGGGAATTGTGGTTGCTTGTGGTCTAGGGGCTTTGCTTATGGCTTCTGATCTAGCTTTTAATATTCTGAAATGGATGGGGGCTGCTTATTTAGCTTGGCTGGGTTTGAATATGATTTTAAAACCGCGTAGCCAACTTGCGGACATGCAAGAAAACAACTCAAATGTCCCTTCTTCACAGAATTGGTTTATTAAAGGTTTTTTGGGTAACTTACTTAATCCCAAAGTCGGAATTTTTTATATTTCATTTCTTCCACAATTTATTCCACCACAAGCATCGGCTGTTACTTGGATTATGGGGCTTGTGATGATTCATGTGGTGATTGGAACCTTATGGTCAATTTTATTAATTTTGGCTATGCAACCACTATCACGTTATCTGAAACAACCCCAATTTGTGAAATATATGGACCGGATTACGGGCAGTATTTTTGTGTTGTTTGCTTTGAAATTGGCTTTGAGTAAAAGATAA
- the xerA gene encoding site-specific tyrosine recombinase/integron integrase → MWLKERKIQNQSEHTITAYERDVKSFLEFCELKQIDLRNIEASDLREYLAQRVEQDQLSSSSMQRHLTSIRQFMKWAEQGKYLEINPTDDFKLKRQPRPLPGMIDIETVNQILDQSMPEKPIDQQLWLRDKAMLELLYSSGLRLAELQGLTIKDIDFNRQLVRITGKGNKTRIVPFGKKAKESLLNWLKIYKIWKGHFDQNAFVFISQRGGALTPRQIEKRVKLQAQRAGVNVDLHPHLLRHCFASHMLSSSGDLRSVQEMLGHSNLSTTQIYTHIDFDHLAQVYDRAHPRAQKNEH, encoded by the coding sequence ATGTGGTTAAAAGAAAGAAAAATTCAGAACCAGTCTGAGCACACGATTACAGCTTATGAAAGAGATGTTAAAAGCTTTCTTGAGTTCTGCGAGCTCAAACAAATTGATTTAAGAAATATTGAAGCTTCAGATTTACGTGAATATTTGGCCCAGCGTGTTGAGCAGGACCAATTAAGTTCAAGCAGTATGCAGCGTCATCTCACTTCAATTCGCCAGTTTATGAAATGGGCTGAACAAGGAAAATATTTAGAAATTAACCCTACTGATGACTTTAAGTTAAAACGTCAGCCTAGACCCTTGCCGGGTATGATCGACATAGAAACGGTTAATCAAATTTTAGATCAATCTATGCCTGAAAAACCAATTGATCAGCAATTGTGGTTAAGAGATAAAGCCATGCTCGAGTTACTTTATTCAAGTGGTTTGCGTTTGGCTGAACTGCAAGGCTTAACAATTAAAGATATCGATTTTAACCGTCAACTGGTACGTATTACGGGTAAAGGAAATAAAACCCGTATTGTACCGTTTGGAAAAAAGGCGAAAGAAAGCCTATTGAATTGGCTGAAAATTTATAAAATCTGGAAAGGCCATTTTGATCAAAATGCTTTCGTTTTTATTTCTCAAAGAGGTGGCGCGTTAACCCCACGGCAAATCGAAAAGCGTGTAAAGCTTCAAGCACAAAGAGCAGGTGTGAATGTAGATTTGCATCCTCATTTATTACGGCATTGTTTTGCTAGCCATATGTTATCAAGCAGTGGTGATTTGCGATCAGTACAAGAAATGTTAGGCCACAGTAATTTATCTACGACACAAATTTATACACATATTGATTTTGATCATTTGGCACAAGTCTATGATCGAGCTCATCCGAGAGCACAAAAGAATGAACACTAA
- a CDS encoding HD domain-containing protein translates to MNTKEGLILSLDQDAFRQCSILIETILQEYQNIIDADYPGYLNHCKRVAACCLILSQDSNEETIRKVAIAVAFHDIGIWTSKTIDYLEPSVKVMLSYLSLHRLLDWQIEITLMITEHHKLTTTKFSEYPLVEYFRQADYADFSLGLLRSNIPKSEFKKLTRQYPNAGFHKTLVYLGLKRFLQKPWSPLPMFKW, encoded by the coding sequence ATGAACACTAAAGAAGGTTTGATTTTATCACTTGATCAAGATGCATTTAGACAATGTAGTATCTTGATTGAGACAATTTTACAGGAATATCAAAATATTATTGATGCAGATTATCCAGGATACTTAAATCACTGTAAACGTGTGGCAGCATGCTGTTTAATATTAAGCCAAGATAGTAATGAAGAGACTATACGTAAAGTAGCTATTGCAGTTGCCTTTCATGATATTGGGATATGGACAAGTAAAACAATTGATTATTTAGAGCCATCCGTCAAAGTGATGTTAAGTTATTTGTCTTTGCATCGGTTATTAGATTGGCAAATAGAAATAACATTAATGATTACAGAACATCATAAATTAACAACGACAAAGTTTTCAGAATACCCATTGGTTGAATATTTTAGACAAGCTGACTATGCAGATTTCTCTTTAGGCTTATTACGTTCAAATATTCCTAAAAGTGAGTTCAAAAAGTTAACACGCCAATATCCAAATGCTGGATTTCATAAAACGCTAGTTTATTTAGGATTAAAGCGTTTTTTACAAAAGCCTTGGAGTCCTTTGCCTATGTTTAAATGGTAA
- a CDS encoding electron transfer flavoprotein subunit beta/FixA family protein — MKALVAVKRVVDANVKVRVKPDNSGVDLTNVKMSINPFCEIAVEEAVRLKEKGTVTEIVVVSVGPKEAQEQIRSAMALGADRGILVETTDEIGALEVAKILKGVVDAEKPELILLGKQAIDDDSNQVGQMLGALLGAGQGTFASEVKVDGGKVQVTREVDGGLQTVELALPAIITTDLRLNEPRYAALPNIMKARKKPLDTKSPADYGVAAGTKLKTVKVEAPAERKAGVQVKSVDELVEKLKNEAKVI, encoded by the coding sequence ATGAAGGCTCTTGTTGCTGTAAAACGCGTGGTTGATGCCAACGTCAAAGTTCGTGTTAAGCCGGACAATAGTGGGGTTGACCTAACTAACGTTAAAATGTCAATTAACCCATTTTGTGAAATCGCAGTGGAAGAAGCGGTTCGCTTAAAAGAAAAAGGAACAGTAACAGAAATCGTTGTTGTTTCTGTGGGTCCTAAAGAAGCTCAAGAACAAATCCGTTCTGCAATGGCTTTGGGTGCAGACCGCGGTATTTTAGTTGAAACCACTGATGAAATTGGCGCTTTAGAAGTTGCTAAAATTTTAAAAGGTGTTGTTGACGCTGAAAAACCAGAACTTATCCTTCTTGGTAAACAAGCAATTGATGATGATTCTAACCAAGTAGGACAAATGCTTGGCGCATTATTAGGTGCGGGCCAAGGTACATTCGCTTCTGAAGTGAAAGTTGATGGCGGCAAAGTACAAGTAACTCGTGAAGTTGACGGTGGTTTACAAACTGTTGAACTGGCACTTCCAGCAATCATTACAACTGACTTGCGTTTGAATGAGCCACGTTATGCAGCATTGCCTAACATCATGAAAGCTCGTAAGAAGCCACTTGATACTAAATCTCCTGCTGATTATGGCGTTGCAGCTGGTACTAAGCTTAAAACTGTTAAAGTTGAAGCTCCAGCAGAACGTAAAGCTGGCGTACAAGTGAAATCTGTAGATGAGCTTGTTGAAAAATTGAAAAATGAAGCGAAAGTGATCTAA
- a CDS encoding electron transfer flavoprotein subunit alpha/FixB family protein, with product MSILVIADHNNQVLNGATLNVVAAAQKIGGDITVLVAGSGAQAVADAAAKVAGVSKVLLADNAAYANQLAENVAALVADLAKGYKYVLAASTTTGKNILPRVAALLDVSMITDIISVESANTFKRPIYAGNAIATVQSDEAIIVGTVRGTAFDPVAAEGGSAAVEAVSDAKDAGISHFVSEEIVKLDRPELTAARIVVSGGRGVGSGENYHKVLDPLADKLGAAQGASRAAVDAGFVPNDFQVGQTGKIVAPDLYVAVGISGAIQHLAGMKDSKVIVAINKDEEAPINSVADYWLVGDLNTVVPELVSKL from the coding sequence ATGAGTATTTTAGTTATCGCTGATCACAACAACCAAGTACTTAACGGTGCTACTTTAAACGTTGTTGCTGCAGCACAAAAAATCGGTGGTGATATTACTGTATTAGTTGCTGGTTCTGGTGCTCAGGCAGTTGCTGATGCTGCTGCTAAAGTTGCTGGTGTAAGCAAGGTTCTACTTGCTGATAATGCTGCTTATGCAAACCAGTTAGCTGAAAACGTAGCTGCTTTAGTTGCTGATTTAGCTAAAGGTTACAAATACGTATTAGCTGCTTCTACAACAACTGGTAAGAACATTCTTCCACGTGTTGCTGCTCTTCTTGATGTAAGCATGATCACAGACATTATTTCTGTTGAATCTGCAAATACATTCAAGCGTCCGATTTATGCAGGTAACGCGATTGCGACTGTTCAATCTGACGAAGCAATCATTGTAGGTACAGTTCGTGGTACAGCATTTGATCCAGTAGCTGCTGAAGGTGGTTCTGCTGCGGTTGAAGCAGTAAGTGATGCGAAAGATGCAGGTATTTCTCATTTTGTATCTGAAGAAATCGTTAAGCTTGATCGTCCAGAATTAACTGCGGCTCGTATCGTAGTTTCTGGTGGTCGTGGTGTAGGTTCTGGTGAGAACTACCATAAAGTACTTGATCCATTAGCTGACAAGCTTGGTGCAGCACAAGGTGCTTCACGTGCGGCAGTTGATGCGGGCTTTGTACCTAACGACTTCCAAGTGGGTCAAACTGGTAAAATCGTTGCGCCTGACCTTTATGTTGCTGTAGGTATTTCTGGTGCGATCCAGCATTTAGCTGGTATGAAAGATTCTAAAGTTATTGTTGCAATCAACAAAGACGAAGAAGCGCCAATCAACAGTGTTGCTGACTACTGGTTAGTTGGTGATTTGAACACTGTAGTACCAGAGTTAGTAAGCAAGTTGTAA
- a CDS encoding helix-turn-helix domain-containing protein, translated as MNINYSASLEAHQLHQSLVRLARADMARDYLCIRSKNQHGLSNIKVSQLHMGFILYGQQQLNLQTKQINFSAGDLYIIKPDTVIDAVNLPDPITGEYLTILVPMCEEVIQAAQMIWAKPVVDRTEAILKFSIDDFATSLAEWQAALFNHDVVKARLCITAILVQLCQQHCSDVLIVPPPKLTKIIHDWVIENPQHHWQSSEFEMRLGLSSATLRRKLSHEDTSLRETITHARLTFALELLYSKKLPMKTIAAKSGYQSVAIFRDRFIERYGIDPAVLVTE; from the coding sequence ATGAATATTAATTATTCCGCTTCCCTAGAGGCCCACCAATTGCATCAATCACTTGTGAGATTGGCACGGGCAGATATGGCACGAGATTATTTATGTATTCGTTCGAAAAATCAGCATGGACTATCCAATATTAAAGTTAGTCAGTTGCACATGGGATTTATTTTATATGGGCAACAACAATTAAATCTTCAAACAAAACAAATCAATTTTAGTGCCGGCGATCTATACATTATAAAACCCGATACGGTTATCGATGCAGTTAATCTGCCTGACCCTATAACGGGTGAATATCTCACTATTCTGGTGCCTATGTGTGAAGAAGTCATTCAAGCTGCACAAATGATTTGGGCTAAGCCTGTTGTAGACAGAACTGAAGCAATATTAAAGTTTTCAATTGATGATTTCGCTACATCTTTAGCTGAGTGGCAAGCGGCTTTATTTAATCATGATGTGGTGAAAGCACGTTTATGTATTACCGCTATACTTGTACAGTTATGCCAACAGCATTGTTCAGATGTGTTAATTGTACCACCACCTAAATTGACAAAAATCATTCATGATTGGGTCATAGAGAATCCACAGCACCATTGGCAGTCTAGTGAGTTTGAAATGCGATTAGGTTTGAGCAGTGCGACACTGCGCCGTAAGCTTAGCCATGAAGACACATCCTTAAGAGAAACAATTACCCACGCACGGCTTACTTTTGCACTTGAGTTGTTGTATTCGAAAAAATTACCTATGAAAACTATTGCGGCAAAATCGGGATACCAGTCTGTTGCTATTTTTCGTGATCGCTTTATAGAGCGTTATGGTATAGATCCAGCTGTTCTAGTTACCGAATAA
- a CDS encoding MBL fold metallo-hydrolase encodes MKSLKSLTIFLLLSASTVIHAEQTPSVHQVDGYFLQPVGNLKVTALFDGELGLPRSDLLGISAEKANRLFAENFVPIDEHNQIVTDFSAYLVQTPTQNILIDAGTAKCFGPTLGHVRENLKNAGVQPEQIDTILITHAHPDHLCGITLDGKMAYPNAKVYLAKEDVDFWTSRTNEAKATDFFKPIFKMTRDALQPYQKAGQLVAFTKTSFNVPNVQLIVTHGHTEGHSSYLVDGQNGQKFLGLGDVVHYGAVQFPYPDASYKPDTHSNQAIAVRKNIFEQAYKNQWWVGAAHIAFPGIGHIGKGSKGYQWIPAQYRPIK; translated from the coding sequence ATGAAATCATTAAAATCACTTACGATATTCTTACTGCTGAGTGCCAGTACAGTTATACATGCAGAACAAACGCCAAGTGTACATCAAGTTGATGGTTATTTTTTACAACCAGTAGGAAACCTTAAGGTAACAGCATTGTTTGATGGCGAGTTGGGACTACCTCGTAGTGATTTATTGGGTATTTCAGCTGAAAAAGCCAATCGATTGTTTGCAGAAAACTTTGTTCCTATAGATGAGCATAATCAGATTGTCACAGATTTCTCTGCCTATCTTGTTCAAACACCCACACAAAATATTTTAATTGATGCTGGCACAGCAAAATGTTTTGGTCCAACCTTGGGCCATGTGCGTGAAAATTTAAAGAACGCAGGCGTACAGCCTGAACAAATAGATACCATCTTGATTACACATGCTCATCCTGATCATTTATGCGGTATTACACTTGATGGCAAAATGGCTTATCCGAATGCAAAAGTTTATCTGGCTAAAGAAGATGTAGATTTTTGGACATCGCGAACGAATGAAGCAAAAGCTACCGATTTTTTTAAGCCAATATTTAAAATGACGAGAGATGCCTTACAGCCATACCAAAAGGCAGGGCAACTCGTCGCTTTTACCAAAACTTCTTTTAACGTACCGAATGTTCAACTCATCGTTACTCATGGTCATACTGAAGGGCATTCTTCATATTTAGTAGATGGACAAAACGGTCAAAAGTTCTTAGGCCTAGGCGATGTTGTACACTATGGTGCAGTACAGTTTCCTTATCCTGATGCAAGCTACAAACCTGATACTCACTCGAATCAGGCTATTGCTGTTCGTAAGAATATCTTTGAACAAGCCTATAAAAACCAATGGTGGGTAGGGGCAGCACATATCGCTTTTCCTGGCATTGGACACATTGGTAAAGGCTCAAAAGGATATCAGTGGATTCCTGCTCAATATCGGCCTATAAAATGA
- the gyrA gene encoding DNA gyrase subunit A: MSVSEIRPIAIEDELKHSYLDYAMSVIVSRALPDVRDGLKPVHRRVLFAMHELGNDYNKAYKKSARVVGDVIGKYHPHGDSAVYETIVRMAQDFSLRYLLVDGQGNFGSIDGDSAAAMRYTEVRMTKLAHELLADLEKDTVDWEDNYDGSERIPQVLPTRVPNLLINGAAGIAVGMATNMAPHNMTEVVNACLAYADNPNISVEGLMEYITGPDFPTGGIIYGKSGIVDAYRTGKGRLHIRGKYHFEEDEKTGRTTIVFTEIPYQVNKARVIERIAELVKEKKLEGISELRDESDKDGMRIAIDLKRGENAEVVVNNLFLNTQLENSFSINMVCLDNGQPKLMNLKDIIAAFIRHRQEVVTRRTMFELRKARERGHILEGLTVALANIDEIIETIKTSANPAEARERLLAGEWAGGGVISLLEKAGAISVRPDEIEGENPDRPFGLTESIYRLSPTQVGAILELRLHRLTGLEQDKLHAEYTEILGQIAELTAILNDFNLLMAVIREELAQVLQQYGDGRRTEIIESRIDFSREDLIPEEQVVLTVSQTGYAKTQPLSDYQAQRRGGRGKSATSMKDDDFIQHLIVASNHATVLCFTNVGKVYRLRVFEVPQASRGAKGRPIVNLLPLDANETVTAILPLTEFPENHYVFMATASGTVKRVDLEQFANIRSNGLRAIELNEEDTLIGVAITDGNQQIMLFSNEGKAIRFAETDVRSMGRTAKGVRGMRVSFASSTLSEEDAEVENDESDDNEDSADLNVVSRIVSLVVVPETGEVLCASANGYGKRTPVNDFPTKKRGGKGVIAIKTSERNGELVGAVSIDESKELLLISDGGTLVRTRAAEVAMTGRNAQGVRLIRLSEEETLVGVVSIEAVEDEEEFLEGEVDTSEVDGEDAVSTNDDVSEE, translated from the coding sequence ATGAGCGTATCGGAAATCCGACCGATTGCCATTGAGGATGAACTCAAGCATTCATATTTAGATTACGCAATGAGTGTAATCGTATCTCGTGCATTGCCGGATGTGAGAGACGGTCTGAAACCTGTTCACCGTCGTGTGCTATTTGCCATGCACGAATTGGGCAATGACTATAACAAAGCCTACAAGAAATCTGCACGTGTTGTTGGGGACGTAATCGGTAAATATCACCCTCATGGTGACTCAGCTGTTTATGAAACTATTGTACGTATGGCTCAAGATTTTAGCTTACGTTATTTATTGGTAGATGGTCAGGGTAACTTCGGTTCAATCGATGGTGATAGCGCGGCTGCAATGCGTTATACCGAAGTCCGTATGACTAAGTTAGCGCACGAGCTTCTTGCAGATCTAGAAAAAGACACAGTTGACTGGGAAGATAACTACGACGGATCTGAGCGTATTCCTCAGGTGCTTCCAACACGTGTTCCTAACTTGTTAATTAATGGCGCTGCTGGTATTGCCGTAGGTATGGCAACTAACATGGCACCGCATAACATGACAGAAGTTGTGAATGCATGCTTAGCCTATGCTGACAATCCGAATATCTCGGTTGAAGGGTTGATGGAATACATTACTGGTCCTGATTTCCCTACTGGCGGTATTATTTACGGTAAATCAGGCATTGTTGATGCTTACCGTACAGGTAAAGGCCGACTGCACATTCGTGGTAAATACCATTTCGAAGAAGATGAAAAGACAGGTCGTACAACTATCGTCTTTACTGAAATTCCATATCAAGTCAACAAGGCAAGAGTTATTGAACGTATTGCCGAGTTAGTTAAAGAGAAAAAACTTGAAGGTATTTCAGAGCTTCGTGATGAGTCTGACAAAGACGGTATGCGTATTGCAATTGACTTAAAACGCGGTGAAAACGCAGAAGTTGTTGTAAATAACTTATTCTTAAATACACAGCTTGAAAACTCATTCAGCATCAACATGGTTTGTCTTGATAACGGACAACCAAAATTGATGAATCTGAAAGATATTATTGCGGCATTTATTCGTCACCGCCAAGAAGTAGTGACACGCCGTACCATGTTCGAATTACGTAAAGCACGTGAACGTGGTCATATCTTAGAAGGCTTAACTGTTGCTTTAGCCAATATTGATGAAATTATTGAAACCATCAAAACTTCTGCTAACCCAGCTGAAGCGCGCGAGCGTTTACTAGCAGGTGAGTGGGCTGGTGGTGGCGTTATCTCTTTACTTGAAAAAGCTGGCGCTATTTCTGTTCGCCCAGATGAAATCGAAGGTGAAAACCCAGATCGTCCATTTGGTCTAACTGAATCAATTTACCGTTTATCACCAACGCAAGTGGGTGCAATTTTAGAATTGCGTTTACATCGTTTAACGGGCCTTGAGCAAGACAAATTACATGCAGAATATACTGAAATTTTAGGTCAAATTGCTGAACTTACGGCAATTCTTAATGATTTCAATTTATTGATGGCTGTAATTCGTGAAGAATTAGCGCAAGTACTACAACAGTATGGTGATGGTCGTCGTACAGAAATTATTGAATCACGTATTGATTTTAGCCGTGAAGATTTAATTCCTGAAGAACAAGTTGTATTAACGGTTTCACAAACAGGTTATGCAAAAACTCAACCACTTTCAGACTATCAGGCTCAGCGCCGTGGTGGACGTGGTAAGTCTGCGACCTCAATGAAAGATGATGACTTTATTCAACATCTGATTGTGGCTTCAAACCATGCGACTGTACTCTGCTTTACTAACGTAGGTAAAGTGTATCGTCTTCGCGTATTTGAAGTACCTCAAGCATCACGTGGTGCTAAAGGCCGCCCAATTGTAAACTTGTTACCTTTAGATGCGAATGAAACAGTAACAGCTATCTTGCCGTTAACTGAGTTCCCAGAAAACCATTATGTATTTATGGCGACAGCTTCAGGTACCGTTAAACGTGTTGATTTGGAGCAGTTTGCTAACATTCGTTCAAATGGCTTACGTGCAATTGAACTAAATGAAGAAGATACCTTGATTGGTGTTGCGATTACTGATGGTAATCAGCAAATTATGTTGTTCTCGAATGAAGGTAAGGCAATTCGTTTTGCAGAAACCGACGTGCGTTCAATGGGTCGTACTGCTAAAGGCGTCCGTGGTATGCGTGTTAGCTTTGCAAGCAGTACTTTAAGTGAAGAAGATGCAGAAGTTGAAAATGATGAATCTGATGACAACGAAGATTCAGCAGATTTAAATGTAGTAAGTCGCATCGTATCGCTTGTTGTTGTTCCTGAAACGGGTGAAGTGCTGTGTGCGAGTGCTAATGGTTATGGTAAACGTACTCCTGTAAATGACTTCCCAACCAAAAAACGTGGTGGTAAGGGTGTTATTGCGATTAAGACAAGTGAACGTAATGGTGAGCTTGTAGGTGCAGTATCTATTGATGAAAGCAAAGAACTGTTGCTTATTTCTGATGGTGGTACATTAGTTCGTACGCGTGCTGCTGAAGTTGCAATGACTGGTCGTAATGCACAAGGTGTTCGTCTGATTCGTTTAAGCGAAGAAGAAACTTTAGTGGGCGTTGTGTCTATTGAAGCTGTCGAAGATGAAGAAGAGTTTCTCGAAGGAGAAGTTGATACTTCAGAAGTAGATGGTGAAGATGCAGTTTCTACGAATGACGATGTGTCAGAAGAGTAA